Below is a window of Candidatus Nitrosotenuis uzonensis DNA.
ATTCTGGCGCCCTGCTTTCACATAATGAAATACGAGACTATGTAATCAGGAGTTTTATTGAGGCAAAAAACAAAGGCGACATTAACGAGCTTGTACATTTTCACTCCATCAACAAATTTCTTCTATTGGCGCATAGCCAAGATGATGCGGTAGTACTAGGCAGACTAGTTGCAAATAAGGAACGGCTTGCATACTCAAAGATATTTGAGATCTATGGGATACAGCTTGAAAAAACATTAAACAAAGAGCCTACAATAAGAACACACTCGAACGTTATACAAAAGACAATAGGATACTTCAAAAAGGATCTTTCTTTAAAAGAAAAACAATCCGCCCTTGCCATGCTCTCAATGTATAGATTGGGACAGGAAAATCTAGAGTCATTACTGTTGTTTTTAGATGATTTGACTAGGAAATTCC
It encodes the following:
- a CDS encoding YbgA family protein produces the protein MNTQKNDSGALLSHNEIRDYVIRSFIEAKNKGDINELVHFHSINKFLLLAHSQDDAVVLGRLVANKERLAYSKIFEIYGIQLEKTLNKEPTIRTHSNVIQKTIGYFKKDLSLKEKQSALAMLSMYRLGQENLESLLLFLDDLTRKFQKTYLVRQTYFLLYVRVKSQEFDSHR